One stretch of Passer domesticus isolate bPasDom1 chromosome 2, bPasDom1.hap1, whole genome shotgun sequence DNA includes these proteins:
- the LOC135295157 gene encoding trefoil factor 1-like — MDLKVLCALSITLIIALSTLAEGIAPPTKCQCKVIPKERTNCGYPGISAAECKKIGCCFNASVPSVPWCYNPKPKKVKKVCPNDPYTRINCGYPGIKPRECTRKGCCFRAHPAGVPWCFYHRVVEEAC; from the exons ATGGACCTCAAGGTGCTCTGTGCACTCTCCATCACCCTCATCATAGCCCTCAGCACCCTGGCAGAGGGAATTGCACCTCCAA CAAAATGCCAGTGTAAAGTGATTCCCAAGGAGAGGACAAACTGTGGCTACCCAGGGATCTCAGCAGCAGAGTGCAAGAAAATTGGGTGCTGCTTCAACGCCTCAGTCCCCAGCGTCCCCTGGTGCTACAATCCTAAGCCAAAGAAAG TGAAGAAAGTGTGTCCCAACGATCCCTACACCAGGATAAACTGTGGCTACCCTGGCATCAAGCCCAGGGAGTGCACAAGGAAGGGCTGCTGCTTCAGGGCACACCCCGCCGGTGTCCCCTGGTGCTTCTACCACCGTGTCGTGGAGGAAG CTTGTTAA